A window of the Synechococcus sp. JA-3-3Ab genome harbors these coding sequences:
- a CDS encoding response regulator transcription factor gives MSTLLAEDDTLYRQHVHSLLMQHLPQFGPVYMASNGREALELYRQHRPNFLLLDIRMPEMSGIEVARQVWSEQPSTRIIFWSHFADEVYVRELHKIVPPQTVYGYLLKNCSDEKLVSAIQAVVQDEQCVIDREVRGVDSRSQNKITGLSDAEYEVLIDIALGLTDQAIAARRFLSRRGVTNRLRNLYDKLEVSNDQIESEEWGTTFSLRARAIRLAFKRGLINAQLLDEEEVHLDHWLSRYRLEPLD, from the coding sequence GTGAGCACCCTCCTTGCTGAAGATGACACCCTTTACCGCCAACATGTGCACAGCCTGCTGATGCAGCATCTGCCTCAGTTTGGCCCGGTGTACATGGCCTCCAACGGCAGAGAGGCATTGGAGCTCTACCGTCAGCACCGTCCCAACTTCCTGTTGTTGGACATCCGCATGCCCGAGATGAGCGGGATCGAGGTGGCTCGACAAGTTTGGTCGGAGCAACCCAGTACGCGCATCATCTTTTGGTCCCACTTTGCCGATGAGGTTTATGTGCGGGAACTGCACAAGATCGTGCCGCCGCAAACTGTCTACGGCTATCTCCTGAAGAATTGCTCCGACGAAAAATTGGTCAGTGCCATCCAGGCCGTGGTGCAGGATGAGCAATGCGTGATCGATCGGGAGGTGCGGGGGGTCGATTCCCGTTCGCAAAACAAAATTACCGGCCTCAGCGATGCTGAGTACGAGGTGTTGATCGATATTGCCCTCGGCCTCACCGATCAAGCTATTGCCGCACGGCGGTTTTTGTCGCGGCGAGGGGTGACCAATCGTCTGCGCAATCTCTACGACAAGCTTGAGGTGAGCAACGACCAAATTGAGAGCGAGGAGTGGGGCACAACTTTTAGCTTGCGGGCCCGCGCCATTCGCCTTGCCTTCAAGCGGGGTCTGATCAACGCCCAACTCCTGGATGAGGAGGAGGTGCACTTGGATCACTGGCTCAGCCGCTACCGCCTAGAGCCTTTGGATTAG